The following coding sequences are from one Flavobacteriales bacterium window:
- a CDS encoding class I SAM-dependent methyltransferase, translating into MNTAHMQDRHTNRKAYFEEQSKTVSRHVIPFLKDVMNIGSETSVLEIGCGEGGNLLPFLDLGCKRVVGNDISESKVENARQYFTEHPQVKNLELISDDIYNVEGLGQFDLIIMRDVIEHIHGQEKFMHIVKKFLKPEGKFFLGFPPWYNPFGGHQQICRSKLLSKLPYFHILPTPAYKGILKAFGENNDTVEALLEIKQTGISLERFERILRKENYHTDKKGLYFINPNYEVKFGLKPRKAWSIVAAIPFFRNFLITAGYYVVSIKNEK; encoded by the coding sequence ATGAATACAGCACACATGCAAGACAGGCACACCAACCGGAAAGCATATTTTGAAGAACAGTCTAAAACGGTATCCCGACACGTGATCCCGTTTTTGAAGGATGTCATGAATATTGGCTCCGAAACTTCTGTTCTGGAAATAGGTTGTGGTGAAGGCGGTAACCTCCTGCCCTTCCTGGACCTGGGTTGCAAAAGGGTAGTCGGAAACGATATATCTGAAAGCAAGGTTGAAAACGCCAGGCAATATTTTACCGAACATCCACAGGTAAAGAATTTAGAACTCATCAGTGACGATATTTACAATGTGGAAGGCCTCGGACAATTCGACCTGATCATCATGCGTGATGTGATCGAACACATTCACGGTCAGGAAAAGTTCATGCATATCGTTAAAAAGTTCCTGAAACCCGAAGGCAAATTCTTTCTTGGATTCCCGCCCTGGTACAACCCATTCGGAGGCCACCAACAGATCTGCCGGAGCAAGTTACTTTCCAAACTCCCCTATTTCCACATCCTGCCAACTCCCGCATACAAAGGCATTCTAAAAGCTTTCGGCGAGAATAACGATACGGTTGAAGCACTGCTGGAGATCAAGCAAACCGGCATATCTCTTGAAAGATTTGAACGCATTCTGAGAAAAGAAAATTATCATACCGACAAAAAAGGCCTCTATTTCATCAATCCTAATTATGAGGTAAAGTTCGGCCTCAAACCCCGGAAAGCCTGGAGCATTGTCGCAGCCATCCCCTTCTTCAGAAACTTCCTGATCACGGCAGGATACTATGTTGTTTCAATTAAGAATGAAAAATAA
- a CDS encoding T9SS type A sorting domain-containing protein produces MKSTFTFLLLQGAVLSGYGQQVTTFLNSATEKVNDGMVLDRAGNLYGSHYAGANVYKVEPDGTTTTFATGFDTPNGLAFDSQENLFVADLAGGHIYKLSHTGTFLDTIDVSNPSGIIKAAGSDTMIFTQYYSHTINKLAPDGTIVPWFSGAPLNGPVGLAVDSAGNVFVGNFNDRKIYRLYPDSLAYVATVPGPSTGWLGFITYTRGMLWGTSFNSHKIYSIHPYELDSVSLFAGGAVGSLDGPVGTARFNSPNGIIASLGGDSLYISEANTGKVRIIADLHTTGGINEELRMENEGGALVVFPNPGHDEISVKLSKPIVRVEVLNLQGAMVAVSGNQKIPVRELVPGMYMVKVYTDDGMATGRFMKR; encoded by the coding sequence ATGAAATCAACTTTTACTTTTTTGTTATTACAAGGTGCGGTGTTATCCGGATACGGACAACAGGTCACCACCTTTTTGAATTCCGCCACCGAGAAGGTAAACGATGGCATGGTGCTGGACCGTGCCGGAAACCTTTACGGATCGCATTATGCCGGTGCGAATGTTTATAAGGTTGAGCCGGATGGAACCACAACCACCTTTGCCACCGGCTTCGACACGCCCAACGGATTGGCCTTTGATTCTCAGGAGAATTTATTCGTGGCCGATCTGGCGGGAGGGCATATTTATAAGCTGTCACACACCGGAACTTTCCTGGATACGATTGATGTTTCGAACCCCTCCGGTATCATCAAAGCGGCGGGCAGCGATACGATGATCTTTACACAATACTACAGCCATACCATCAATAAACTGGCACCGGATGGAACGATCGTTCCCTGGTTCAGTGGGGCCCCGTTGAACGGACCGGTAGGGCTGGCTGTTGATTCGGCGGGAAACGTATTCGTCGGAAATTTCAACGACCGGAAGATTTACAGGTTATATCCCGATTCATTGGCCTATGTGGCTACTGTGCCCGGACCGTCCACAGGTTGGTTGGGATTCATTACCTACACACGGGGAATGCTGTGGGGTACCAGTTTTAACAGCCATAAAATTTACTCCATTCATCCCTATGAGTTGGACAGCGTGTCGCTTTTCGCCGGTGGGGCGGTGGGCAGTCTGGATGGTCCGGTTGGCACGGCCCGATTCAATAGTCCGAATGGCATCATTGCCAGTCTGGGTGGAGATTCCTTATACATTTCAGAAGCCAATACCGGGAAAGTCAGGATCATCGCCGATCTGCATACCACGGGGGGGATTAATGAAGAATTAAGAATGGAGAATGAAGGTGGGGCCTTGGTGGTATTTCCGAATCCGGGTCATGATGAGATCTCGGTAAAGCTTTCCAAACCTATTGTCCGGGTGGAAGTGCTGAATCTTCAGGGTGCGATGGTGGCGGTGTCTGGAAACCAAAAAATACCGGTCCGGGAGCTTGTCCCTGGGATGTACATGGTGAAAGTTTATACCGATGATGGCATGGCCACCGGACGATTTATGAAGCGGTAG